A stretch of Aspergillus nidulans FGSC A4 chromosome VI DNA encodes these proteins:
- a CDS encoding uncharacterized protein (transcript_id=CADANIAT00009743): protein MANFYIAMAFLALISGFPYWEWIRTNLFDR, encoded by the exons ATGGCTAACTTCTACATCGCTATGGCCTTCTTGGCCCTCATTTCTGGGTTCCCGTACTGGGAGT GGATTCGGACCAACCTCTTCGATCGCTGA
- a CDS encoding dimethyladenosine transferase (transcript_id=CADANIAT00009744), with product MGKADRKKSARASASPYQKPSKGDGRSAAAKAGSAIFKFNTDLGQHILKNGAIADNIVDKANVQPSQTVLEVGPGPGILTTRILEKAKKVVAVEFDPRMAAELTKRVQATPMEKKLQIVLGDFIKTDLSKLPPFQVCISNTPYQISSPLIFKLLSMPNPPKMCVLMVQREFALRLLARPGDALYSRLSVNVQFFSKVSHIMKVGRNNFRPPPQVESSVVRIEPKLGKPEISWDEWDGMLRICFVRKNKTLRAGFMATKIRQMIERNWITWAAMHPEKVSQGDVDLLSGKTPFPEGKFANSKDDGDVDMDVDDAGPVVDEDDVGDIFMNGVEGGEKGAAVAQSGPVITVAGQQVPRTSVTRLIQFKIERILDTAGLANHRANKCDENDFLRLLHACNTEGIHFS from the exons ATGGGTAAAGCcgacaggaagaagagcgccCGAGCTTCCGCTTCACCCTATCAAAAACCATCAAAGGGCGACGGCCGTagcgcagcagcaaaagccgGCTCCGCGATCTTCAAATTCAACACCGATCTCGGTCAGCACATCCTGAAAAATGGAGCGATTGCCGACAATATCGTCGACAAGGCCAATGTTCAGCCAAGCCAGACGGTCCTTGAAGttggtcctggtcctggtaTCTTGACGACTCGCATcttggagaaggcgaagaaagtcGTCGCGGTCGAGTTCGATCCGCGCATGGCTGCAGAATTAACGAAACGCGTGCAGGCGACgccgatggagaagaagctgcagaTTGTCCTGGGTGACTTTATAAAGACGGATTTGTCCAAGTTGCCGCCGTTCCAGGTCTGCATTAGTAACACGCCTTATCAG ATCTCTTCCCCCCTCATCTTCAAACTCCTCTCTATGCCAAACCCACCGAAAATGTGCGTGCTCATGGTTCAACGCGAATTTGCCCTGCGCCTGCTCGCCCGCCCTGGCGACGCCCTTTACTCCCGGCTCTCGGTCAATGTGCAATTCTTCTCAAAGGTGTCGCACATCATGAAAGTCGGCCGGAACAACTTCCGCCCTCCGCCGCAAGTCGAGTCCAGCGTCGTTCGTATCGAGCCGAAACTTGGAAAGCCAGAGATCAGCTGGGACGAATGGGACGGGATGCTGCGGATCTGCTTTGtgcgcaagaacaagacgCTTCGCGCTGGGTTTATGGCGACCAAAATCCGCCAGATGATTGAGCGCAATTGGATCACTTGGGCGGCTATGCATCCTGAGAAGGTCTCGCAGGGGGATGTTGATCTCCTTTCAGGGAAGACACCGTTTCCAGAGGGAAAGTTTGCGAATAGCAAGGATGACGGGGATGTGGATatggatgttgatgatgcggGTCCCGTggtcgatgaggatgatgttggTGATATTTTCATGAATGGCGTTGAAGGTGGTGAAAAGGGTGCAGCAGTTGCGCAGAGCGGACCGGTTATCACAGTTGCTGGGCAGCAGGTTCCTAGGACGTCGGTGACACGGTTGATTCAGTTCAAGATTGAGCGGATTCTGGATACCGCGGGGCTAGCGAATCATCGTGCAAACAAGTGCGATGAGAATGACTTTCTCCGACTACTGCATGCTTGCAATACTGAGGGTATCCATTTCTCATGA
- a CDS encoding uncharacterized protein (transcript_id=CADANIAT00009746): protein MVLSQPPNQHVTKAFDLTGKVAAVTGGARGIGLEVSRGLAEAGANVAIIYNSSPTAIETAAEIAAANNVTARAYRANVTDQAEIEKTVQQIKKDFGHLDIIVVNSGITSNIPAEDYSVEEWRKIMGVNLDGAFYSAQAAAKIFKEQGRGNVIFTASYNASKAAVVQLARCLSVEWVDFCRVNCISPGFIETEILDAHPQEWRAKWHSMIPAQRMAQAYELKGAYVFCASDASSYMTGADIVIDGGYTLP from the exons ATGGTCCTCTCCCAACCCCCGAATCAGCATGTCACCAAGGCCTTTGACCTGACCGGCAAAGTCGCCGCCGTTACTGGAGGGGCTCGCGGTATAGGCCTTGAGGTCTCTCGTGGCCTAGCAGAGGCTGGTGCCAAT GTGGCTATCATTTATAACTCTTCCCCCACTGCGATTGAGACGGCCGCAGAAATCGCAGCGGCAAACAACGTTACAGCCCGCGCCTACAGAGCGAATGTAACTGACCAAGCAGAGATCGAGAAAACAGTTCAGCAGATCAAGAAAGACTTTGGACATCTGGACATCATCGTTGTCAACTCTGGTATTACCTCCAATATTCCAGCAGAGGATTACAGTGTCGAGGAATGGCGGAAGATCATGGGCGTCAACCTCGATGGCGCCTTCTACTCTGCCCAGGCTGCAGCGAAGATTTTCAAGGAACAAGGTCGGGGCAATGTGATATTCACTGCGTCT TACAACGCATCCAAGGCGGCCGTGGTCCAACTAGCACGATGCCTGTCTGTAGAATGGGTCGACTTCTGTCGCGTCAATTGCATCTCGCCGGGCTTCATCGAGACAGAGATACTCGATGCTCATCCGCAGGAATGGAGAGCGAAGTGGCACAGCATGATTCCAGCGCAGCGGATGGCACAGGCTTATGAGCTGAAGGGA GCGTATGTCTTTTGTGCGTCGGACGCCTCGAGTTACATGACCGGCGCGGATATTGTGATCGATGGTGGATACACCCTTCCCTAG
- a CDS encoding uncharacterized protein (transcript_id=CADANIAT00009747), whose protein sequence is MFSGYLQAALYTGMNVGRERLGDEKGSLFHFLMRSEPVYRQQADEIQAWGQEGTQKNAELRQMLVATGNIFTYNFMAWVPLLTFPTYDAPHFNYGYQLLIMFKALTIVGVYLYGWLDKSDRWVTWLGNIRASG, encoded by the exons ATGTTCAGCGGGTATCTCCAGGCAGCACTGTACACAGGGATGAACG TAGGACGAGAGCGTTTGGGTGACGAAAAAG GTTCACTTTTCCACTTCCTCATGCGATCAGAGCCGGTATATAGGCAACAGGCTGATGAAATACAGGCATGGGGCCAGGAAGGTACCCAAAAGAACGCCGAGTTGCGGCAGATGCTCGTGGCGACTGGCAATATCTTCACCTATAACTTCATGGCGTGGGTCCCGCTCCTGACGTTTCCTACGTATGATGCGCCGCACTTTAATTACGGATaccagctgctgatcatgTTCAAGGCCTTAACTATTGTGGGTGTTTATCTTTATGGGTGGTTGGATAAGTCGGATAGGTGGGTTACTTGGCTGGGTAATATCAGAGCGAGTGGCTAA
- a CDS encoding GPI anchored serine-threonine rich family protein (transcript_id=CADANIAT00009748), whose amino-acid sequence MRLVLASSLLPLAVSVGALQVTEPEKGAEIDPSSSFTVKWDSVSTDPSSFDLYLVNNAVYPSVEKKIASDVDTSEGSYTVDGVSGLENGGGYQINLFSNSGHNTGILAQSEQFNVTGADSTSSSTSSTTTPTSTSSKSTGTESTTSTSTGTSTTLSSTTPTTESESASVTPSSSGSSTPSSSNATASATGTPDDPNGGVTIGTPLAVLAGLVGGAVLFTL is encoded by the exons ATGCGTCTCGTCCTTGcttcctctctgctgccTCTCGCAGTCTCCGTTGGAG CTCTGCAGGTTACCGAGCCCGAGAAGGGCGCCGAGATTGACCCTTCGAGCTCCTTCACTGTGAAGTGGGATTCCGTCAG CACTgacccctcctccttcgaccTCTACCTTGTAAACAACGCCGTGTATCCCAgcgtcgagaagaagatcgccTCGGATGTTGATACGTCGGAAGGCTCTTATACCGTTGACGGCGTTTCTGGTCTTGAAAACGG GGGCGGCTACCAGATCAAtctcttctccaactccggTCATAACACCGGCATCCTTGCGCAATCTGAGCAGTTCAATGTGACCGGCGCAGACAGCACCTCGTCCAGCACCTCGAGCACCACCACCCCTACCTCTACCTCTAGCAAATCGACTGGGACTGAGTCTACTACTTCCACCTCTACCGGCACAAGCACGACTCTCTCGTCCACTACGCCCACTACCGAGTCAGAGTCTGCTTCCGTGACTCCGTCTTCCTCCGGGTCGTCTACTCCAAGTTCTTCTAACGCTACTGCTAGCGCTACCGGCACTCCGGACGATCCCAATGGCGGTGTTACAATCGGTACTCCCTTGGCAGTCcttgctggcttggttggTGGCGCTGTGCTGTTCACCCTCTAA
- a CDS encoding protein amyG (transcript_id=CADANIAT00009749), whose translation MLSLLTCCFPWKTDDRKRWRQIEESASRERLQTLPSWTAPDNTLIFQGFEWHVPADGQHWRRLSRALPGLKAIGIDSVWLPPGCKGMDPNGNGYDIYDLYDLGEFEQKGARRTKWGSREDLEELTRTAKEFGLGLIWDAVLNHKAGADYPEMCRAVKVDPERRTVAISKPSSISAWTGFEFAVRGDTYSSMKYHSQHFSGVDWDDNSKQGGIYLILGEVGNQDKKWAHDVSTEKGNYDYLMFADLDLSHPEVRADMFNWSCWITEQLSLDGMRLDAAKHMSTGFQRAFVEHIQKKVPGFYIIGEYWTANIRELVSYLDIMQYTVLAYDVPLVEKFSKLSRTRGADLRRIFDGTLVQCKPEHAVQSGQMMDTPVSPSFKLLAYALILLRKEGRPCLFYGDLYGIRANVKHPNIPSCNGKLPILTQARKHFAYGEQQDYFDAPNCLGFIRYGNARHPSGLACVMSNDGPASKRMYVGPGRAGEEWTDLLRPQAPPVIIDHCGHGLFPVEDLSVSVWVPAQAVTELEGEKIHSDLPVHPLPIANSMVGGNHGTCLCPILAGSALDSWLAGIPDRLLPSH comes from the exons ATGTTGTCGCTCCTAACATGCTGTTTCCCCTGGAAAACTGACGAcagaaagagatggagacAGATTGAAG AATCAGCATCCCGTGAACGCCTTCAGACACTCCCTTCATGGACTGCTCCGGACAACACCCTCATCTTCCAGGGGTTCGAATGGCACGTCCCCGCCGATGGCCAGCACTGGCGCAGGCTTTCGCGTGCACTGCCAGGGTTGAAGGCCATCGGGATTGACTCCGTTTGGCTTCCGCCGGGTTGCAAGGGCATGGATCCGAATGGAAACGGGTATGACATCTATGACCTCTATGATCTGGGCGAATTTGAGCAGAAGGGAGCAAGGCGGACGAAATGGGGCAGTAGggaggatttggaggaatTAACACGAACGGCAAAGGAGTTCGGCTTAGGACTTATCTGGGATGCTGTGCTTAATCATAAGGCGGGCGCGGATTATCCGGAGATGTGTCGGGCTGTTAAAGTTGATCCAGAGC GACGGACAGTGGCCATCTCTAAGCCCTCGTCGATATCTGCCTGGACTGGCTTCGAGTTTGCGGTACGTGGAGATACATACAGCAGCATGAAGTATCATAGTCAGCACTTCTCCGGTGTTGACTGGGACGACAACAGCAAGCAAGGCGGCATATACCTTATCCTTGGAGAAGTGGGAAATCAGGATAAGAAATGGGCGCACGACGTCTCAACGGAAAAGGGGAACTACGATTATCTAATGTTTGCCGATCTGGACCTGTCTCATCCCGAGGTGCGCGCTGATATGTTCAACTGGAGTTGTTGGATCACGGAGCAGTTGTCTCTGGACGGGATGCGACTAGATGCCGCAAAGCACATGTCGACTGGCTTTCAACGAGCATTTGTTGAGCATATTCAGAAGAAGGTTCCGGGGTTCTATATTATAGGGGAGTACTGGACTGCCAATATACGGGAGCTGGTCTCCTATCTGGACATTATGCAGTATACGGTCTTGGCGTATGATGTTCCTCTCGTGGAGAAGTTTTCCAAGCTCTCACGGACGAGGGGTGCTGATCTGAGGCGGATATTTGACGGAACCTTGGTACAATGCAAGCCAGAGCATGCGGTG CAATCAGGACAAATGATGGAC ACCCCCGTCTCCCCTTCATTCAAACTCCTCGCCTACGCCCTCATCCTACTTCGTAAAGAAGGCCGCCCCTGCCTCTTCTATGGCGACCTTTACGGCATCCGCGCCAACGTTAAGCATCCGAATATCCCATCCTGTAACGGCAAACTCCCAATCCTTACGCAAGCCCGCAAGCATTTCGCCTACGGTGAACAACAAGATTACTTTGATGCTCCGAATTGTTTAG GATTCATCCGCTATGGAAACGCCCGTCATCCTTCCGGCCTTGCCTGCGTCATGAGCAATGACGGTCCTGCTTCGAAGCGCATGTACGTCGGTCCCGGACGGGCAGGCGAGGAGTGGACAGATTTGTTGCGCCCACAGGCACCACCAGTCATTATTGACCATTGTGGGCATGGGTTGTTCCCTGTTGAGGACTTGAGCGTCAGTGTTTGGGTTCCTGCTCAGGCTGTTACTGAACTTGAAGGCGAAAAGATTCACAGTGATTT ACCAGTTCATCCACTGCCAATTGCAAACTCAATGGTCGGTGGGAACCATGGTACCTGCCTTTGTCCCATTTTAGCTGGGTCAGCTCTAGACAGCTGGCTTGCCGGCATCCCTGACAGGTTATTGCCGAGTCATTAA
- a CDS encoding protein amyD (transcript_id=CADANIAT00009750), translated as MKILPSLRLAYIMTVLSVLNISNAATTAEWKARSIYQTMTDRFARTDGSTTHACNTTAGLYCGGTWRGTINHLDYIQGMGFDAVMISPIIENIGGRVSYGEAYHGYWPLDLYSLNDHFGTHQDLLDLSAALHERGMYLMMDTVINNMAYMTDGDDPAKNIDYSALTPFNKSEYYHPYCKIKDWNDYHDAQWCQTGDNKVALPDLYTERKDVQDTLISWAKGIVKTYSIDGLRIDAAKHVNTGFLKTFSDSVDMYVTGEVLQREVDIICNYTENYIDSVPNYPIYYSMLDAFTQGNTTSLYHQVENMKKSCRDVTTLVSFSENHDVARVPSFNDDMALAKNILTFTILFDGIPMIYQGQEQHLSGDGTPKNRQAVWLSAYNTDSELYKLIATLNKIRKHVISLGSDYLDEQTVPLYRGGSELAFSKGVEGRQIIMLLSGQGSKGDPYTLTLPVSYNAGTTVTDVLHCVNYTSVGSGERAGELDVPMSKGEPRVFFPADLMEGSGLCGHAGGNVSLAKLETGKDRVVSGGRIVGEANATLVMIMSVLAGVLLLA; from the exons ATGAAAATCCTCCCATCCTTGCGCTTGGCCTACATCATGACTGTTCTCTCCGTCCTCAACATCTCGAACGCCGCCACCACTGCAGAATGGAAAGCGCGCTCTATCTACCAGACAATGACAGACCGTTTTGCGCGCACCGATGGCTCGACCACGCACGCCTGCAACACGACCGCTGGTCTATACTGCGGCGGGACTTGGCGCGGCACTATCAACCATCTCGATTACATCCAAGGGATGGGGTTTGACGCGGTGATGATTTCGCCCATCATCGAGAATATCGGCGGCCGCGTGTCCTACGGTGAGGCGTACCATGGGTACTGGCCGCTCGATCTGTACAGTCTAAACGACCATTTCGGAACGCATCAGGATCTGCTGGATTTGAGTGCCGCCCTCCACGAGCGGGGCATGTATCTCATGATGGACACGGTTATCAACAACATGGCGTATATGACGGATGGAGATGACCCTGCTAAGAACATCGACTATTCGGCGTTGACCCCGTTCAACAAGAGCGAGTACTACCATCCGTATTGCAAGATCAAGGACTGGAATGACTACCATGATGCGCAGTGGTGCCAAACCGGTGACAATAAGGTTGCCCTCCCTGACCTATACACTGAGCGTAAAGACGTGCAGGACACCTTGATCAGCTGGGCGAAAGGTATTGTGAAAACATACTCGATTGACGGGCTGCGCATTGACGCTGCCAAACACGTCAACACCGGGTTCCTGAAGACATTTAGCGACTCCGTCGATATGTACGTGACCGGCGAAGTCCTTCAACGCGAAGTCGACATCATCTGCAACTACACGGAGAACTACATTGACAGTGTGCCCAACTACCCAATCTACTATTCCATGCTGGACGCCTTTACCCAAGGGAACACTACCTCGCTGTACCACCAGGtcgagaacatgaagaagtcCTGTCGCGATGTCACCACCCTCGTATCCTTCTCCGAAAACCATGATGTTGCGCGCGTGCCGAGCTTCAATGATGACATGGCG CTCGCCAAAAACATCCTCACCTTCaccatcctcttcgacggcaTCCCCATGATCTACCAAGGGCAGGAACAGCACCTTTCCGGCGACGGAACACCCAAGAACCGTCAGGCCGTCTGGCTGTCGGCGTACAACACCGATTCCGAATTGTACAAGCTGATTGCTACGCTTAACAAAATCCGCAAGCACGTCATCTCCCTTGGCTCGGACTACCTTGATGAACAGACCGTCCCCCTCTACCGCGGGGGAAGCGAGCTGGCATTTAGTAAAGGCGTTGAGGGCCGGCAGATTATTATGTTGCTTTCTGGTCAGGGCAGTAAGGGTGACCCTTACACATTGACCCTGCCGGTTAGCTATAATGCCGGCACCACGGTTACGGATGTGTTGCACTGTGTTAATTATACGAGTGTCGGGAGCGGCGAGCGTGCGGGGGAGCTTGATGTGCCCATGAGCAAGGGGGAGCCGCGGGTTTTCTTCCCGGCAGACCTGATGGAAGGAAGTGGGCTTTGTGGACATGCTGGGGGGAACGTTAGTCTAGCGAAGTTAGAGACAGGGAAGGATAGGGTGGTTTCAGGTGGAAGGATTGTTGGTGAAGCCAATGCTACCTTGGTGATGATTATGTCGGTGCTAGCGGGCGTACTGCTTTTGGCGTGA